The following DNA comes from Cytophagales bacterium.
TGTCCTTTCGGGATGATTACCAGCTATATCCAGTTGAAAGTCCACATGTCTTTTCTCCAGAATCTCGCAAGCTTCAATGATCAAATCGAGGTTTTTTCTGGGGCTTAGTCCACCTGCATAGACGATTTTAAATCGTTCATTCTGCTTTTGGACCATCGGTCGGAACTGTTCAAAATTGATCCCATTCGGTATGGCATGGACCTGACTTTCAGTGAACACTCCAAACTGCATGGCATCCTTCTTAGCCTGTTCAGACACAACGATGATCGGAACGCCTGACTTTTTCAGAAACTTTAGCGCATTTCGATAGTAGCGCGTGAACTTCGGACTCATCTCTTTTTCATGTAGCAAAGACACATCGTGCATGGTCACGACCATGTTCTTCTTCCTCGCCTTTTGAAGTCCAAGTCCAGCCATGAACCAATGTCCATGAAAAATCTGGCTATTTTCTTTCCACAATTGTCCTCCTATGAAATAAGGCAATAAATAGGGATGCAAATTCCTAAGTGACTTGTATCGGATCTTTCGGATCCAATTAAATTTTTGATCGAAATGGATGTCATCGGCATCCTGCTTGAACGGCTTAAAAAGTTGCAGTGATTTGTGTTGCTTTCGTAACGCTTGAGACAGCTCAAAACTGTAGCGTCCGATGCCGGAATTCAAATGATGATCGGTTACCAAAGTGAGATTCATGGTGTTTTGAGGTTATCGGGTATGAATAAAAGTGCCCAGGTGTTTGCTTTTGAGTGAAGTCAATGAATGGTATACGTTGCTACGCAGTACAGACAGACCTCCTTTGATTAAGTCCAACATTTTTATCTGATCCAGGTAAGGAAATGCGACCATTAGGAAAGTCAGGTAATTCAGTACAAAAGGGATGCTTAAGATGCCAGGCATACTGTCCCACAAATCAATGGCAGCGAGTAAAAAACTCATCGCGAACAATACTATTCTAGGGGGTCTGGCAAGTGACACCCAGTAATCCAGGCATTTCAAATTGCCCTTCAGCACGCTTCCCAACAATTTTCCCGCTTTATAAAATGCGTTATAATACTGCTCTCCGAACCAACGTAAGCGCTGCCCATCGTAATTCTGTACGGTGGCTGTCTTTTCCTCATATACAACCAGGTTTTTTGAAAATTCGGTCCTTAAAGACGGGTAACTGGTCAACAAATTGACCATGAAGTTCTTGTCAAAACCAGGAGCTTTTGGATCAAGCTGTTTGATACAATCCTTAAAAATGTCGGTCTTGATCAATGCTGCACTTCCGCTTAATTCAGCAGGGCCACCCCAGAAACACTTTCCGGCCCGGAGCATCAGGTCATTTAGTCGCTCTGACAAAGCGTCGAAGACCTGGAGACCATGTGCGGTCTCCAGGGGTCTTCTCACACTCTGAACCAAATCAAAACCAGACAAATCAATTTTTTTCAACTCTTGAAAGAAGTCTGCAGCCATCAGGTTGTCCTTATCCAGGATCATGACATAGTCGCAGCTTCCCTCTGGTAAATGTTCTGCAGCCAGATATCTCAATGCATGTTGGTAGCTATTTCCATTTAAATGATCAAATGCTTTGATTTCGTATTCAAAATCAAGTTCATCAGCTAATTCATAGTATTTCAAGTCAGCATATTGAAACAGGATGAATACTTCTGCTGACTGACCTTCAGTCACCATCTTTAGTTGCTCTAATACCTGAGAAAACCGTGCATCGGGTTTGTAAGCAGGCAATAACAACTTGATCCGGGGCAATTGAAAATTTCCGGAGCGTTTTGGCCGGTAGAGCAATCCAGATAAGACAAGGATGAACATGTATGCTGAGTAGACAACTAATATTGAAAGTAGGATATGAAGTATTAGCATGGCTTGTTCGTTTCTGTGATGATTCAAAAGTAGAATGAGGTCAGACCGGAACGCGAGAAGTTTAGGCAAACTGCTTTTTGAGTCCGGTTTTCTGCATTAATCCCCGGAGTTGGGTTTATGTCCTTTGAAATCCTCAAAAATTTACGGTTAAACGATAAAAAACGCCTGACATTACCGCCAGGCGCCGCTCTTAGATTGGATCTGTCCCAAATACACTTACCATTCTCTCTGAATTATTTTTTTAACTATTCGTCTGAACCAGTTTCTTTGCTTCGGAATCCCACCAACATACCCCTCCATGTGTTCGGGTTTCAGATTCGTTAGCACCATACCAAGGTGCCTAAACCCAGGCGCTTCAAACAACTTCATTATTCGTTTGTCTGCGGAAGTTTTCACTCTTCCCAGACCAAAGGTGAGCAGGTTACAATCACTGGCTTCCGCCAACGCCAGACCATCATAGGAATATTGTAATGGTGGTGGCAACACCAATACCTGATTATGCATTTCAGATCGTTGCTTCATCAGACGAACAACATCTGCTTCATCCTCTGCTTGTCTAAGGTCAAGGACATCTACATCCTCACCTTCCATCTTTTGTTTCAAAGCCTCGGCCACAGGCATGGTGTCCTCCCGCGCACTCAAAGCGTTAATCGTAATGATTTTTGAATCTCTTATTTCCGCAAGTACTTTCTTCACTTCTTCCAACTGGAAGTACTTCAATGAACTGGTAAATAATCGATCTTTTGATTGGGTAGAAGCGGGTAGAGCAGCTAGTGCCGTTTCTCCGAATCTACGTTCGAATGTCCCTACATCCTGGATACTGTCATTGATCAGGAACAATATGATGAATAGTACCGCGAGCACCACAAATACAGCAATCGCTCCTCCCAGTATGATGAATATTCTTTTGGAAGGGATAGGAGCACCAGGAATTTCAGGGTGATCGATTACCGCCAATCGGCTTTCACTAGAACCCAACTCCATGGATTCGGTCAGGTTCAGTTTATTCAACAAAAGCAGATAGGTCTGACGTGCGGTATTGATCTCTTCCGTCATGGTACCAATCGTGGACTCGAATGGTGCAAACCGCGCCGAGTACCCATTTACACGCTTTATTTCCCGCTCTACGATAGTCAGTTCCTGCTGAAGTTGATCCACGTCCAACGTCGCATTGATGTAACGCAAAGCAAGTGACGTATAGATTTTGTTTGGGTCATAGGTCGAAGAACGACTAATATCAGTCAGGCCATTTCGAATGGTACTTTGATGATCATTGATCAGTTGTTGTTGGCGGAGGATTTCACTGACATCTATGGTATTTTTCAGATGACTCAATTTAAGGCTTTGGGCATCATACAAAGCCTGGCGACTTTGGTCAATGGCCATATTTTCCTGACGATATTGCGTTACAAATTCCTCCGTTGCCATTCCCGCTTTGATCGACCCTCCCAACTCTTTTTGGGCTGCAATTCTGGCTTTCACATCCGCGCGTATGCCCTCTAACTGCACCAAATAAGTCACAATGGCTTTGGTGTGCTCCCCCAGGTTAATGATGTTATTTTTCACCTTCATGGCTTCAAGTACATGCACTTTTTCATCCAAGTCTTTTTTGGCTTTGCGCACTAATTCCTCTATGACCTGACGGTGTTTGACAATCGAAGATTTGGACAGCTGCCCCAATTCATTTTGCAGTTGCTCGATCATGGATCTCAACAGGAAATTAGCACGATACGGATCATCATACTTCAATTTCATTTGGAGGAAATGCGAATCCATCACACGAAAAGCCAACAAGGATTTTCTCAATTGATCATGACTCAAATGGTATTCCTGGAAAAAAGTGCCAATCACTTGATTAACCCTTGACCTGGCATCAAAATTCATAGTACCGTCACCCCTTTTGTTTAAAGCAATCCGCAGCTCCTCCTGAAGTGAATCAGGCCAGGGAAAAGGAAAAAGATTCAAGGTATCGCTTATACTTTGTTGGGCTATTTGAATCCGTACTTTTTCAATGAGTTTTTTGGACCTGGCCAGTTCAATGGCATTCTGGAAATAGGTATGGATCTGGTATTGCTTCACATCCTGATCTCCCAGGCTTATGTTTTTGTTTTCCTGAAAGGCCATCATCATCTTCGCCTCAACTTCATACACCGGACGTTCATTTCGGGTCAACCAGTGTAGCGCAAATGCTGCCAAAGTCGGGAATATCACTAACCACAAGCTGTTCTTGTAGATCAGTTTCAGTATTTGAGTAAAATGTTCCATTACGCTGAGATGAATAGTTCGATTTCTCGTTTCAGTTTCATAACCGTAGTTTCGGCCCGAACCAATGCTTCTTGCTTGAGCATCAAGTCACCCAACATTTTGTTGTACTCATGCGTGGTGATGCGACCTTGACGAAATTGCTCATCGGCCACCAACTTGTTTTCTTCAGAAATCATCAGGTTATTCTCTCTGATAATGAATATTTCAAGGGCTTGCTGATATTCAAGGAACTTCCCTATCACATAAGACTCAATGTCTCGTCGGTCTCTTTGCAAATCCTTTTTACGTATCTCAAGCTCCTGTTCGGCCACCCTGATCCTACTCTTCCGATTGATAAAGTCTTCGGGATTCACCCCCAGGGTCAGGCCAATATTGGAAAGTACGGAAGCTTGCGTTACACTTACATTGCCATCATTGGCAGAGGGCACCGTACTGACATTGAAAAAGTTCACGCCAAATCGAAAGCTTCGACTCCAACTATTGCGTTCTTGTTTGATCGCATATTGTTGTTGTTTGACGCGTGCTTCGTCCAACTGTAATGTGTAAGAGTTCGCTAACGCTTTTTCCACGATGCTATCGATATTAGTCACATCTAATAGCAAAGCCTGAATGGTCTCCAATTCATGTTGTGGATTGAGTGAACTGCTGTCTTGTAAACCAGTTGTGATCAAAAGAGATAAAACAAATATTTTCATGCGAATGGCGTTTACTTGGTTACAACTTCGATGGTGAGTCGAAATTAGAGGTGGCAGTTATGATGTTCTGGAATGATTAGGAGAACTGCTGGTTCACCCCTTTTTTCAGCCGCAGCTTGTTGAATTCAGTTTTGTACGTTGAGTTATCGGTGATTCTAAACCGTTCTCCGACGGTTTAGGGCAGTTCCTAGGATTTAACCTCCTGTATCGCAGCTAGTGGCGTCATCAATAAGATCTTGATATCCATCAAAAACGAATACTGACGGGCATATTCTATGTCTTTGAGTTTGCGGCTATCTACTGACATGTTGGCTTTGCCACGATCGGTGACTTGCCAGTAGCCCGTAATACCAGCCGGCGCCATGAACCGTTCGATATAAGCGTCTTCCGTTAGCTTTTCCGCTTCATACAGTGGTAAAGGTCGATTGCCCACCAAAGACATATCTCCAACTAATACATTCCATAGTTGTGGCAGTTCATCAATACTGGTCCGTCGTATGAAAGCACCTACTTTTGTGATTCGAGGATCGTTCTTCACTTTAAAAAACGCATTTTTTACCTCATCTTCTCTCTGCGCGTTCCACTGATCCTCGCTTATGATCTCATCGTCCGCTACCCTAATTTCGGAGGCATCATCAAGCAATACAGGCTCAAATTCCATTTTCGACTGGTATTGACTCTGGGCTTTTAACGCACCTACTCGTTGGTCTGCATCTTGAAACATGGACCGGAATTTCCAAAATCGAAACGTATGGTAATGCTGCCCAACTCGTTTGGCCGCATAAAATATCGGGCCCTTACTTTCCAGTCTTATCGCAACCGCCACAATCAACAATAATGGACTTAACATCAAAAGAAGGACGCCACTGATCAATACATCAATGGACCTTTTACCGAAATTTCTGTAATTAATGTACATGATAATCCTGGTCCTGGTGAAACGCTACTTTTTTGATTCGTGCCTCGAGTTCACGGGGATTGAATGGCTTCTGAATGAAGTCGGTGGCACCGGATTCCAGGCACTCCACCTTTACATCAATGTTCCCATTTGAAGATATGATTAGCACGGGCATGTTGTGCGAAGTACCTTTCACAAATCGCATCAGGTCAACTGCACTCAATCCTTCTGTCTGTAAATCCGCAATGATGATATGGGGTACATATCTGTCATCTTCATATGCCTTGATGAATTCTAGCGGCCCCTCAAAAGTCTGGACCTGCCATTTTTCATTCAAGAATCTTTCAAGAAATGAAAGCATCATTGGGCTATCATCGATTATGGCAAGTTTTTTCATTGGTGCATACTTTATTAATTGAAAGCCTGAGCTAGTTGCCGATGCTTTTTAGAATCTATTTGATGATCCGAAAGTATGACCTAATGATAGTGTGAGGGAGGACTATTAGGAGAACTGCATCAGAACTCCGGTTTTCTGCATAATTGGATGGAAATTGAATTTTAACAAAAAAAAGCGCGGAGAATACTCCCCGCGCTTCAAGTGCTTGTCGAATTAGCTCGACCTATGTCTTACTTTGTAAATTCTACATCCTACGAATCTTGCCACTTCCAGAAGCGCTGTTGATCACACGGTCAGGATCTCCTCTGTAGTACACATTGCCACTGCCGGAAATACTCGCTTCGATTTCATCCTCTACGGACATGTAAATGCTACCCGAACCGCTGATCCGAGCATCTAATGATTTTACTTCCAGGTCGTCTGCTTTGATCTTGCCAGAACCGCTGATCCGGGCATAAACTTCTTCTCCAGAGCCTTCCATCTCAATGGACCCTGAGCCTGAAATGCCGATTTCAAGGTCTCTGCTTTCCACTTCCAACTCCATACTTCCTGATCCACTGAGTTTTACCTCCAAATCATCCGTCTTCAATAAGCTCTCTCCATATATTGGGCCTGAGCCGCTTAAGGTGATCGCCTCTATGTCTCGCATGGTCACGTAAATCTTCAATTCATATTTCCCCCACCCACGATTCCAGCCGCGATCATTTCTGTTTCTGATCACCAGTCGGTCACCTCGTTGATCAAAATCTATTTTCTCCAATATGTCTTCATCTGCATCGACAACTACTTTTGCCTCCGATCCTTGTGTCAGGTACAACACTCCTGAGGTACCGAAGGTCAGTTCTGAAAAATCGTCTACTCGAATTTCTTGTTTTTGGGCAGCTACGCTGAAAACGATCATCATTGCTGCGATGTAAGTCATTGATCTAATCATAAACGGACAGTTAAGTTATGGTAATAGACCCCCGGAACCAAGAAAGGTTGCACAATGAAATGAATTAATCTTAAAAACAGATCAAGCCCTCATATAGCTGATTCATCGAATTATTCACGTGTTACTCCGAAGAATGCTTGCCTGAAACTTTCAATATCACTTAATTAGACAAGAGCGAGTCAGCTGACCTTCAATATTTATATACAAATCAAAAACAAATGTAAGCAACGCCGTTGCTAATAATAACTTAAATTAGCCTGACATGAAAGGGATCATCTTTACGGAACTTATGGAAATGGTTGAAGGCGGGCATGGATTAGAAATCGCCGATAAGATGTTGTCTCATCCCGAACTATCTACGAAAGGAGTTTATATCGCTACTGGCACTTACCCCGTCGAAGACCTGGAAATATTACTAGGGACACTTCAAGAAACGCTTGGAGCAGATAGAGATACTTTACTCAAAGTTTTTAGTGGGCATTTATTTCAGACGTTCGAAAAGAAGTATGCCAGTCTCTTGGCCAATTATTCGGATACATTTGGTCTACTCAAAATGATTGAAGGGCACATCCACGTAGAAGTGAAAAAACTTTATCCTGATGCCGAGTTACCTGAGTTTCAAGTAGAAAGCGAAACAAGTGATCAGCTGGTATTGATTTATACTTCCAGCAGACACATGGAAGCATTGGCAGAGGGGCTCATGGAAGCTGCAGCTAAACACTTTCAGGAAACTTTTGATATTCGAAAAGAAAAAACCTCTCCGGAAAGCACTCGATTCATCCTTAGTCGTACATGAGTGATGAAATCGCCATATTGAAAAGACACCTGGCCAGGGAGCGGGCCGCAAGAAAACAAGCGGAAGAATTACTCGATTCAAAAACGCTGGATTTGCATCAGGTAAATCAGGAACTGTCTGATGCCACCGAAACCTTAAAGTCACTACTCAGTTCACGAACGGCAATCATTTCCAATCTGGTCACCAATCTGAGTAGTGGGATCTTGCTGGAAAATGAAGTGGGCGAAATCCTATTTGCCAATCAGGTTTTCTGTGATCAATTTGAGATTACGGCGCCTCCGGATAAACTCGTGGGCAAAAAACTCTCTCGTTCCTTGCAGGATTTTGAACGGATTTTCGCTGACCCTGAACAATTTTACAATAAACTCCCACGGGTCTTTGAAGCCAATGAAAAGGTCCTCAATGAATCCATTGAACTCAAGTCAGGGATTACCATTGAAGGAGATTTCATCCCTATCGACATCATGGGTGTGCACAAAGGTCGACTATGGCAATTCCGTGATATCACTGAAAGGAAAACCAATCAACGTTCTATTGAGCAAAGTGAACGTCGATTTAAATTGCTTGCAGCTTATTACGAATTTATCAGGGGAGCCAGTCTGCGCGCATTATTAGCAAAGACGACCACATTTCTTAAACAGGAAGTGGAAATTGAAGAGATTTCAATCTCACTCGTAGAAAGCCCAATCGAGTCTTTGAATAGCTGGATGCGGGAACAAGTGACTAAAGTGGACAATCCACTGGTAAAACTGTTTACCGCGGAGAACATGAAGGCGCTCGATCAGAAACCAATCTATCTGGATGATATAACCGCCGACACCTCCGACCAACAAGGCTTGGAATGGTTAGTCAGGGGGTTTCGCAGTGCCTTAAATATGCCCCTCATACTTGAGGGTGACTTTCTAGGTGTGCTGAGTATCGCCTCTCGACAAATAGACGGCATATCCGAAGATACCAAAAGATTCTTCGCGCTTTTCGAGCCTCGATTGACGTACGCTTTGAAGAATCTGATCCTGATCCAGGACTTGGAATGGACGAAAGATACCATCAAGCAAAGCGAAGAAAAGTACCGCGGCATCATGGAAAACATGGAACTCGGACTCATGGAAGTGGACAATGATGACACAATCATCAAAGTCTATGATCGCTTTTGCAAATTGACGGGTTATGGGTCCTGGGAGCTCATAGGAAGAAAGGCCTCAGAAGTTTTCGTATTGCCTGAATACAAACATGTCCTGGACGACCAGCATAAAGACCGGGATAGGGGTATATCTGGTGTTTATGAAATTGAAATACCCACCAAAAGCGGGGAACGAAAGTGGGTGCTCATTTCCGGAGCACCCTATTATGACAGCAATGGAAAAAAGATGGGTACAATCGGTATCCATCTCGATATTTCCGACCGGAAAAAGATGGAGCAAAACCTGATCCAGGTCACCTCCGAAGCAAAAAAAGCGCAGGAAGCCGAAAAGATTTTCCTGGCCAATATGAGTCATGAGATCAGAAATCCCCTGAATGCTGTCATCGGGATGAGTCATTTGTTAGAAGATACCAACCCGACCAAAGAACAACAAGAATACCTCGGATACATCAAAAACTCGTCCCAAACATTGATGAGTCTGATCTCTGACATCCTGGACCTGTCAAAGATCCATGCCAATGAGATTTCCTTCCACCCAGTAGAAATATCGCTGAAAAAGACCGTTCGGGACATTCAAAGCATGTTTGAAGTGAGGTGTTTGGAAAAGGGCATTCAATTCCAATTTCAGTACGACGATAACATTGAATTGAAGGTGTATGGTGACCAACTCATCTTGCATCAAATTCTGAACAACTTGTTGGGTAATGCCCTAAAATTCACGGATGAAGGGGGTAACATTTCGTTGCATGTTGATCTGTTGGTAAGGAAAGATAATAATTACCAAATAATGTTCACCGTTGAGGATTCTGGAATAGGAATTAAAGAAGAGCACCTTGCGGATATTTTTACCGAATTCAAACAAGCGGACAGCTCGACAAAAATCAAATACGGAGGAACCGGTCTTGGCCTTGCCATTTCACAAAAGCTGGTCACACTCCATGGAGGTAGCATTGATGTAGAAAGTACTGAAGGCGAAGGGTCTACTTTCCAGATAGTGATCCCTTTTGAATACACTGAGAATGCAGATCGGGCACAAGTAGAAAAACCCAGAGAAACATTTGAAGAAATGAATGTGGGCAGAGTGCTGATCGTGGAAGACAACCCGGTCAATCGAAAGTACCTCAGCCGAACGCTACAAAAATGGCACATCTCCTGTGACGAAGCTGAAAACGGGCGGATCGCACTTGAAAAACTTGAGGCTGCTACTTATGACCTGTTGATCATGGACATACGAATGCCAGAAATGGATGGCTATGAAGCCATAGGTAGAATCAGAAAACATCCTGAAGACCATATCCGCAACATCATGGCCATTGCCCTCACCGCCGATGCCATGCGCGAAGAACGAGAAAAAGCCTATCACCAGGGCTTTAATTACCACATCACTAAACCGTTCAAATCAGAAGAACTGCGCTCTAAACTAATGGAGCTAGCCACCTTCCAAACGGAAGAACCCCACATCACACCTGAAGAAAAATTGTCCATTGATACTTACTTTGACCAGGAAGCCCTTAACAGGTTGTATGAAGGAGATGAGGAATACATGATTGAAATGTTTCAGATCTTCAAACGAACCACACCGAAAGAGTTGGAAGGACTTCAGGCAAGCATGGATAAAGAGGACTGGGAAGAATGCAAGAGCATATTACACCGGGCCAAGCCTACTTTCGAAATGGTTGGCCGACCTGGATTGACTAAAATTGCCGGACAATTTGAAGCGATTTACGATAAAGAAAAAGTGCTTTCTAAAACAGATTTAGGGCTGTTCATGGTAGAGGTCCGGGAATTGCTCAAGAAAGTTGATTTAGAAATTAAGAAAACCAAATAACCACATGAATCCACTAAGAACAATCATTGTAGAGGATGAAGAAATGGCGATGACGCACATCAAACGACTATGCAGTAAGACGGAAGACCTGGAAGTCGTGGAAACGTTCACCTCTGGATTTGATGCCATGAAATTCCTGAAA
Coding sequences within:
- a CDS encoding glycosyltransferase family 1 protein, with the translated sequence MNLTLVTDHHLNSGIGRYSFELSQALRKQHKSLQLFKPFKQDADDIHFDQKFNWIRKIRYKSLRNLHPYLLPYFIGGQLWKENSQIFHGHWFMAGLGLQKARKKNMVVTMHDVSLLHEKEMSPKFTRYYRNALKFLKKSGVPIIVVSEQAKKDAMQFGVFTESQVHAIPNGINFEQFRPMVQKQNERFKIVYAGGLSPRKNLDLIIEACEILEKRHVDFQLDIAGNHPERTPYPVMVKEKGLKQIKFVGFLPDESMNEFYNGSDLMVYTSKYEGFGFAPLEAMAAGTPVISTKGGALNEISGGGCAQVRYSKYDLADTIQQFIDDPVLCDRFRQKGLDWVQQYSWENCAEKTLAVYQKVA
- a CDS encoding TolC family protein, translated to MKIFVLSLLITTGLQDSSSLNPQHELETIQALLLDVTNIDSIVEKALANSYTLQLDEARVKQQQYAIKQERNSWSRSFRFGVNFFNVSTVPSANDGNVSVTQASVLSNIGLTLGVNPEDFINRKSRIRVAEQELEIRKKDLQRDRRDIESYVIGKFLEYQQALEIFIIRENNLMISEENKLVADEQFRQGRITTHEYNKMLGDLMLKQEALVRAETTVMKLKREIELFISA
- a CDS encoding sugar transferase, whose product is MYINYRNFGKRSIDVLISGVLLLMLSPLLLIVAVAIRLESKGPIFYAAKRVGQHYHTFRFWKFRSMFQDADQRVGALKAQSQYQSKMEFEPVLLDDASEIRVADDEIISEDQWNAQREDEVKNAFFKVKNDPRITKVGAFIRRTSIDELPQLWNVLVGDMSLVGNRPLPLYEAEKLTEDAYIERFMAPAGITGYWQVTDRGKANMSVDSRKLKDIEYARQYSFLMDIKILLMTPLAAIQEVKS
- a CDS encoding response regulator, which produces MKKLAIIDDSPMMLSFLERFLNEKWQVQTFEGPLEFIKAYEDDRYVPHIIIADLQTEGLSAVDLMRFVKGTSHNMPVLIISSNGNIDVKVECLESGATDFIQKPFNPRELEARIKKVAFHQDQDYHVH
- a CDS encoding head GIN domain-containing protein; amino-acid sequence: MIRSMTYIAAMMIVFSVAAQKQEIRVDDFSELTFGTSGVLYLTQGSEAKVVVDADEDILEKIDFDQRGDRLVIRNRNDRGWNRGWGKYELKIYVTMRDIEAITLSGSGPIYGESLLKTDDLEVKLSGSGSMELEVESRDLEIGISGSGSIEMEGSGEEVYARISGSGKIKADDLEVKSLDARISGSGSIYMSVEDEIEASISGSGNVYYRGDPDRVINSASGSGKIRRM
- a CDS encoding heme NO-binding domain-containing protein: MKGIIFTELMEMVEGGHGLEIADKMLSHPELSTKGVYIATGTYPVEDLEILLGTLQETLGADRDTLLKVFSGHLFQTFEKKYASLLANYSDTFGLLKMIEGHIHVEVKKLYPDAELPEFQVESETSDQLVLIYTSSRHMEALAEGLMEAAAKHFQETFDIRKEKTSPESTRFILSRT
- a CDS encoding ATP-binding protein, producing the protein MSDEIAILKRHLARERAARKQAEELLDSKTLDLHQVNQELSDATETLKSLLSSRTAIISNLVTNLSSGILLENEVGEILFANQVFCDQFEITAPPDKLVGKKLSRSLQDFERIFADPEQFYNKLPRVFEANEKVLNESIELKSGITIEGDFIPIDIMGVHKGRLWQFRDITERKTNQRSIEQSERRFKLLAAYYEFIRGASLRALLAKTTTFLKQEVEIEEISISLVESPIESLNSWMREQVTKVDNPLVKLFTAENMKALDQKPIYLDDITADTSDQQGLEWLVRGFRSALNMPLILEGDFLGVLSIASRQIDGISEDTKRFFALFEPRLTYALKNLILIQDLEWTKDTIKQSEEKYRGIMENMELGLMEVDNDDTIIKVYDRFCKLTGYGSWELIGRKASEVFVLPEYKHVLDDQHKDRDRGISGVYEIEIPTKSGERKWVLISGAPYYDSNGKKMGTIGIHLDISDRKKMEQNLIQVTSEAKKAQEAEKIFLANMSHEIRNPLNAVIGMSHLLEDTNPTKEQQEYLGYIKNSSQTLMSLISDILDLSKIHANEISFHPVEISLKKTVRDIQSMFEVRCLEKGIQFQFQYDDNIELKVYGDQLILHQILNNLLGNALKFTDEGGNISLHVDLLVRKDNNYQIMFTVEDSGIGIKEEHLADIFTEFKQADSSTKIKYGGTGLGLAISQKLVTLHGGSIDVESTEGEGSTFQIVIPFEYTENADRAQVEKPRETFEEMNVGRVLIVEDNPVNRKYLSRTLQKWHISCDEAENGRIALEKLEAATYDLLIMDIRMPEMDGYEAIGRIRKHPEDHIRNIMAIALTADAMREEREKAYHQGFNYHITKPFKSEELRSKLMELATFQTEEPHITPEEKLSIDTYFDQEALNRLYEGDEEYMIEMFQIFKRTTPKELEGLQASMDKEDWEECKSILHRAKPTFEMVGRPGLTKIAGQFEAIYDKEKVLSKTDLGLFMVEVRELLKKVDLEIKKTK